A single uncultured Acetobacterium sp. DNA region contains:
- a CDS encoding GHMP kinase, with the protein MKRVTVETPGTCGEYIQGWYDGSPCLVSSPIDRYSRITIAEGPGNLEKLKPKTQKQVEAVFRRFAIPQPEMEHLHFTMDSDIPLEKGMASSTADIAGMAAGLSAYFGLDLTQRDIGSLCTAIEPSDNLMFERLNLFNHINGSVLKEFDGTVEADILIIDFNGGIDTMTFNETQDDYSPEDLETFAEIVTQFEKGVRTKSLKDIGDACTKSAILNQKRLKKNYLDCLISLSRDFGGLGTVIGHSGTVIGIMYDNGDFQEDGFINAFEQYIPENAYAERYKNRLIPGGIKITTDPV; encoded by the coding sequence ACGGTTGAAACCCCGGGAACCTGCGGCGAATATATTCAGGGCTGGTATGATGGCAGTCCCTGCCTGGTATCCAGCCCGATTGACCGGTATTCCCGGATTACCATCGCCGAAGGCCCGGGGAATCTGGAAAAGTTAAAGCCCAAAACTCAAAAACAGGTCGAAGCGGTTTTTCGGCGCTTTGCAATTCCCCAGCCGGAAATGGAGCATCTGCATTTTACCATGGACAGCGACATTCCCCTGGAAAAAGGGATGGCCAGCAGCACCGCTGACATTGCCGGAATGGCCGCCGGGCTTTCAGCTTATTTTGGTTTGGATCTGACTCAACGTGATATCGGCTCGCTTTGTACCGCCATTGAGCCGTCCGATAATCTGATGTTTGAGCGTTTGAACTTGTTTAATCACATCAATGGTTCGGTATTAAAAGAATTCGATGGCACCGTGGAAGCGGATATCCTGATCATTGATTTTAATGGCGGAATTGATACCATGACCTTTAATGAAACCCAGGATGACTATTCCCCAGAGGATTTAGAAACTTTTGCCGAAATTGTCACTCAATTTGAAAAAGGGGTTCGCACCAAGAGTCTCAAAGACATTGGCGACGCCTGCACCAAAAGTGCCATCCTCAACCAGAAACGGTTAAAAAAGAACTATTTGGATTGTCTGATCAGTCTGTCCCGGGATTTTGGCGGATTGGGAACCGTCATCGGCCATAGCGGTACGGTGATCGGCATTATGTATGACAACGGCGATTTTCAGGAAGATGGTTTTATCAACGCATTCGAGCAGTATATTCCTGAGAATGCCTACGCCGAACGATACAAGAACCGCCTGATACCGGGCGGCATAAAAATTACCACCGACCCGGTGTAA